Proteins found in one Desulfosporosinus sp. Sb-LF genomic segment:
- a CDS encoding Crp/Fnr family transcriptional regulator, protein MDISVIPIFENLSKEQVVKIQEKAIQRTYPKKSFLFEEGQPTDGVYFILSGHIKIVKLHKDGREKTLAILKTGNILGEMTLFQNEFRTATAVALEKSTVIAIKKSDFLILLYDIPQLSIELISILSQRLADTNRQIQDLMFLNARSKVINNLIQMTKIYGKKQKDATEISLKLTHEELSNLVGITRENVTKTLNELQDLKIIEIVQKQIRILDLNKLKKEIL, encoded by the coding sequence TTGGATATTTCAGTAATACCTATTTTTGAAAATTTATCAAAAGAACAGGTCGTTAAAATTCAGGAGAAAGCAATTCAGCGTACTTACCCTAAAAAAAGTTTCTTGTTTGAAGAAGGTCAACCAACCGATGGTGTTTATTTCATTTTATCCGGCCATATCAAAATAGTTAAACTCCATAAGGATGGACGAGAAAAAACACTTGCCATACTTAAGACTGGTAATATTTTAGGAGAAATGACTTTATTTCAAAATGAGTTTAGGACAGCAACTGCTGTAGCTTTGGAGAAAAGTACTGTTATTGCAATTAAAAAGAGTGATTTTCTGATACTACTGTATGATATTCCTCAGTTGAGTATTGAATTGATATCGATTCTTTCCCAAAGGTTGGCTGATACTAATAGGCAAATACAGGATTTAATGTTTCTAAATGCACGTAGTAAGGTAATAAATAACCTTATACAAATGACAAAAATCTATGGCAAAAAACAAAAGGATGCTACTGAGATATCCTTGAAACTTACTCACGAAGAGCTTAGTAATTTAGTTGGGATCACAAGAGAAAATGTTACAAAGACCTTAAATGAACTACAGGACTTAAAGATAATAGAGATTGTTCAAAAGCAGATCCGAATACTAGATCTAAACAAACTAAAAAAAGAGATTCTATGA